A window of Acidobacteriota bacterium contains these coding sequences:
- the rsmI gene encoding 16S rRNA (cytidine(1402)-2'-O)-methyltransferase, which produces MKGGGTLYVVATPIGNLEDLTYRAARILGEVDAIACEDTRHSRALLEHYGIHKPLLSYYREREAERAAAILARLAAGEAIALISDAGAPLLSDPGARLVAQAAAAGVRVVPVPGASAPVTALMASGLAAEADSPLVFPGFLPARATARRHCLGKYVAWTGPVVFFETPHRLLAALGDMEEIWGPDRPLVIARELTKIHEEIFRGSVAAARAHFTAHPPRGEFTLIAGAAASTPAPVAADPPADPATLKPWARQQGLSRSEAYRRWQARYTKKD; this is translated from the coding sequence ATGAAGGGGGGCGGCACGTTGTACGTTGTCGCCACGCCCATCGGCAATCTGGAAGACCTGACCTATCGCGCCGCCCGCATTCTGGGCGAGGTTGACGCCATCGCCTGCGAAGATACCCGCCACAGCCGCGCGCTGCTGGAGCACTACGGCATCCACAAACCCCTCCTCAGCTACTACCGGGAACGCGAGGCCGAGCGCGCCGCCGCGATTCTCGCCCGCCTCGCCGCCGGCGAAGCCATCGCCCTCATCAGCGATGCCGGCGCACCGCTGCTGTCCGATCCCGGCGCGCGGCTGGTGGCGCAAGCCGCGGCGGCCGGGGTGCGGGTCGTGCCCGTTCCCGGCGCTTCGGCGCCGGTCACGGCGCTGATGGCCTCTGGCCTCGCCGCCGAGGCCGATTCGCCTCTCGTCTTTCCCGGTTTTTTGCCCGCCCGGGCGACCGCCCGCCGCCATTGCCTGGGAAAATATGTTGCCTGGACCGGCCCGGTGGTGTTTTTCGAGACGCCGCATCGCCTCCTCGCTGCGCTGGGCGACATGGAAGAAATCTGGGGCCCGGACCGCCCGCTTGTCATCGCGCGCGAGCTTACGAAAATTCACGAGGAGATTTTCCGCGGCTCCGTGGCCGCCGCCCGCGCGCACTTCACCGCCCACCCGCCGCGCGGCGAATTCACCCTGATAGCGGGCGCCGCCGCCTCCACGCCCGCGCCGGTCGCTGCTGATCCCCCGGCCGACCCGGCTACGCTCAAACCCTGGGCACGGCAACAGGGCTTGTCGCGCTCGGAAGCGTATCGGCGCTGGCAGGCAAGGTACACTAAGAAGGACTAG
- a CDS encoding ribonuclease HI family protein: MASSALEIHIDGGSRGNPGPAGYGVVICDEAGQIVERLHAYVGRQTNNYAEYCGLLAALRYAVAQSAARVRILADSQLLVRQMQGRYAVKSPNLKPLFEEARSLARQIPDFAMTHVYREKNREADRLANLAMDQAQ, translated from the coding sequence ATGGCCTCCTCCGCCCTCGAAATTCACATCGACGGAGGTTCGCGCGGCAATCCCGGTCCCGCCGGTTACGGCGTCGTCATCTGTGATGAGGCAGGCCAGATCGTGGAACGGCTGCACGCCTACGTGGGCCGGCAAACCAACAATTACGCCGAGTACTGTGGCCTGCTGGCCGCCCTTCGCTACGCCGTTGCGCAGAGTGCGGCGCGCGTCCGCATCCTCGCGGATTCGCAATTGCTGGTGCGCCAGATGCAAGGCCGCTACGCGGTGAAAAGCCCCAACCTGAAGCCGCTGTTTGAGGAAGCCCGCAGCCTGGCGCGCCAGATTCCCGACTTCGCCATGACCCACGTCTACCGCGAGAAAAATCGCGAAGCTGACCGGCTCGCCAACCTGGCCATGGATCAGGCGCAATGA
- a CDS encoding DUF721 domain-containing protein, whose protein sequence is MERMRDILPALPQSREVMPAALATALAWKLAAGPELADRAEVRACRAGVLLLHAADTATRAQIEAVTPELLRALNRILPCRQIQFVP, encoded by the coding sequence ATGGAACGGATGCGCGACATTTTGCCTGCACTGCCGCAAAGCCGGGAGGTAATGCCGGCAGCGCTGGCGACGGCGCTGGCGTGGAAGCTGGCGGCTGGGCCGGAACTGGCGGACCGGGCGGAGGTGCGCGCGTGCCGGGCCGGGGTTTTGCTGCTGCACGCTGCCGATACTGCGACGCGCGCGCAAATCGAAGCGGTGACGCCGGAACTGCTGCGCGCCCTCAACCGCATCCTGCCCTGCCGGCAGATACAATTTGTCCCATGA
- the gatC gene encoding Asp-tRNA(Asn)/Glu-tRNA(Gln) amidotransferase subunit GatC, producing MNLNVNDIAALASLDLTPQESEAMQKDLASILDYVAQLSRIPTDGIEPMAHIGARLQPVESQNPELTLRADAARPSFPQPEALANAPAQAGGMFEVPKIVERG from the coding sequence ATGAATCTCAATGTCAACGACATCGCCGCCCTCGCCTCCCTCGACCTCACGCCGCAGGAAAGCGAAGCCATGCAGAAGGATTTGGCCTCGATTCTGGACTATGTGGCGCAGCTCAGCCGCATCCCTACAGATGGGATTGAGCCCATGGCCCACATCGGCGCCCGCCTGCAGCCCGTAGAATCTCAAAACCCGGAGTTGACCTTACGCGCGGATGCCGCGCGCCCGAGTTTCCCGCAACCCGAGGCGCTGGCGAATGCGCCCGCACAAGCGGGCGGCATGTTCGAAGTCCCCAAAATCGTGGAGCGCGGCTAA